One Punica granatum isolate Tunisia-2019 unplaced genomic scaffold, ASM765513v2 Contig00397, whole genome shotgun sequence genomic region harbors:
- the LOC116190219 gene encoding phosphoenolpyruvate carboxylase kinase 2-like, whose amino-acid sequence MSEALLREYRVCEEIGRGRFGAVSLFQSLDPTRPGSFAVKSISKASVSGDDLDSQCLLSEPKILSLLSPHPNIVQIYDVYEDSTHLHMVLDLCNGPDLHQLLVNAGRPFSESEAAPLFAQLMRAVAHCHRHGVAHRDIKPDNILFDPTGRLKLADFGSADTFSAGPLSGLVGTPYYVAPEVVAGRAYGEKVDVWSAGVVLYMMLAGFPPFYGETAVEIFNAVLRANLRFPVRTFGSVSPAAKDLLRRMLCKDISRRLSAEQALRNPWTASGGVVDNDKNDPT is encoded by the exons atgaGTGAAGCGCTTCTGAGAGAGTACAGAGTCTGCGAGGAGATTGGCCGGGGGAGGTTCGGAGCCGTTTCTCTCTTCCAGTCGCTTGACCCGACCCGACCCGGATCCTTCGCCGTCAAGTCCATCAGCAAGGCCTCCGTCTCCGGCGACGATCTCGACTCCCAGTGCCTCCTCTCCGAGCCCAAgatcctctccctcctctcccCCCACCCCAACATTGTTCAG ATTTACGATGTGTACGAGGATTCGACCCACCTCCACATGGTGCTCGACCTCTGCAACGGCCCGGACCTCCACCAGCTCCTCGTCAATGCGGGCCGGCCATTCTCGGAGTCGGAGGCGGCACCGCTCTTCGCACAGCTCATGCGGGCCGTCGCCCACTGCCACCGCCATGGGGTGGCCCACCGCGACATCAAGCCCGACAACATCCTCTTCGACCCCACTGGCCGCCTCAAGCTCGCCGATTTCGGGTCAGCCGACACATTCTCTGCCGGGCCACTCTCCGGGTTGGTGGGCACGCCCTACTACGTGGCCCCCGAAGTGGTGGCGGGCAGGGCCTACGGGGAGAAGGTAGACGTGTGGAGCGCCGGGGTGGTACTCTACATGATGTTGGCTGGGTTCCCGCCCTTCTACGGCGAGACGGCGGTGGAGATATTCAACGCAGTCCTGAGGGCCAACCTGAGGTTTCCAGTGAGGACTTTCGGGTCGGTCTCGCCCGCGGCCAAGGACCTGCTGAGGAGGATGCTCTGCAAGGACATTTCCCGGCGGTTATCAGCGGAGCAGGCTCTCA GAAATCCGTGGACTGCGAGCGGTGGAGTAGTTGACAATGACAAGAACGACCCAACCTAA